In Paenibacillus guangzhouensis, a single window of DNA contains:
- a CDS encoding phytanoyl-CoA dioxygenase family protein → MSYTRRVLTKEQKEQFEQEGFLIVKGLFAEVDVRIIEETFEMMSRQTIPGHFEPQLDADESDPLARYPRVMHPHRFNDTAKRYMLHAPVLDVLRDLYEEEPLAAQSMFYYKPPGSRGQALHQDNFYLKVEPGNCIAAWTAIDAADEENGGMLIVPKTNKYDIVCPDRADQQESFTTHYVKPPKDQQAIPAVMDKGDVLFFNGNLIHGSYRNKSKDRFRRAFICHYANASASMIGEFYRPLFRADGSEAEMGINPDGGPCGVLFATAYPH, encoded by the coding sequence ATGTCATATACACGACGTGTATTAACGAAGGAGCAGAAGGAGCAGTTTGAGCAAGAAGGTTTTTTGATCGTGAAGGGTCTATTTGCTGAGGTTGATGTGCGGATCATCGAAGAGACGTTTGAGATGATGAGCAGGCAGACCATACCAGGTCATTTCGAACCTCAATTGGATGCTGACGAGAGCGATCCGCTCGCACGTTATCCACGTGTGATGCACCCGCATCGATTTAATGATACAGCAAAGCGTTATATGCTGCATGCACCTGTGCTGGATGTCTTAAGGGATCTCTATGAAGAGGAACCGCTAGCCGCACAGAGTATGTTCTACTACAAGCCGCCTGGCTCCAGAGGTCAAGCGCTGCATCAAGATAATTTCTATCTTAAGGTCGAACCGGGCAACTGCATTGCAGCTTGGACGGCGATTGATGCGGCGGATGAAGAAAACGGAGGCATGCTGATAGTGCCCAAGACGAACAAGTATGACATTGTCTGTCCTGACCGTGCTGATCAACAGGAATCCTTCACAACCCATTACGTTAAGCCGCCCAAAGATCAGCAAGCGATTCCAGCCGTCATGGACAAAGGCGATGTTCTATTCTTCAATGGAAACCTCATTCATGGTTCCTATCGCAACAAATCAAAAGACCGGTTCCGCCGCGCATTCATCTGCCATTATGCGAATGCATCAGCATCGATGATCGGAGAATTCTATCGGCCATTATTCCGCGCTGATGGATCAGAGGCCGAGATGGGAATCAATCCTGACGGTGGACCGTGCGGTGTGTTATTCGCTACGGCGTATCCCCATTAA
- a CDS encoding helix-turn-helix domain-containing protein has protein sequence MDRKGEIGMYQEYTKMTFEEEQRIIIAGHYHAPDTYASKRPYGRKDWLMIYTLGGEGYASTPNMNVICRTGDMTLLKPGIPHHYGTRKGEIWHMVWAHFSDQRMEPHLLPHHEIHQQPIENESARHRIYSAFERMITDSTEGGPYAQELCYNALREILMLLAQRGMQKLDARVEETLFLLSQHIRDPLKVDVIARKVGLSPSRLSHLFKENTGCSMIEMLNQMRIRQAALLLKHTDRSAFEVSQDVGFHNYNHFINQFRKLIHMTPSAYREQDPL, from the coding sequence TTGGATCGGAAGGGAGAGATCGGGATGTATCAAGAGTACACGAAGATGACGTTCGAAGAGGAACAACGGATCATCATTGCAGGGCACTACCATGCACCAGATACGTATGCATCCAAGCGGCCCTATGGGCGGAAGGATTGGCTCATGATCTATACGCTTGGCGGGGAAGGGTACGCGTCAACACCTAACATGAATGTCATCTGCCGGACGGGTGACATGACGCTATTGAAGCCTGGGATACCGCATCACTACGGTACGCGTAAAGGGGAGATATGGCATATGGTATGGGCACATTTCTCGGATCAACGCATGGAACCGCATTTACTGCCGCATCATGAAATCCATCAACAGCCGATCGAAAATGAATCCGCTCGTCACCGCATTTACAGTGCATTCGAGCGAATGATTACCGATTCAACTGAAGGTGGACCCTATGCCCAGGAGCTCTGTTACAATGCGTTACGTGAAATTCTCATGCTGCTTGCGCAGCGCGGGATGCAGAAGCTCGATGCACGTGTAGAAGAAACACTATTCCTCCTCTCACAGCATATTCGCGACCCTTTGAAGGTCGATGTCATTGCGAGAAAAGTCGGTCTTTCTCCATCGAGATTATCGCATCTATTCAAAGAAAACACCGGGTGCTCCATGATTGAAATGCTCAATCAAATGCGGATCCGTCAAGCGGCATTACTCCTGAAGCATACCGATCGGAGCGCATTTGAAGTGAGCCAGGATGTAGGGTTTCATAATTATAATCATTTCATTAATCAATTTCGCAAACTGATCCATATGACGCCAAGCGCTTATCGTGAACAAGATCCATTATGA
- a CDS encoding Rrf2 family transcriptional regulator yields the protein MISSRFSVAVHILTLLELHKSGRITSELIAGSVNTNPVVIRRMMSLLNKAGLIHSSPGVAGATLVRPLHDITLLDVYRAVQVGVQEELFAIHENPNPACIVGKNIQSTLEMNFARAQQAMEQELARVTLDQVANDILHAPS from the coding sequence ATGATTAGCAGTCGTTTTTCCGTCGCGGTCCATATCTTGACGCTGCTTGAACTTCATAAATCAGGACGTATTACTTCAGAACTTATTGCAGGAAGTGTGAATACGAATCCCGTCGTCATCAGACGGATGATGAGCTTATTGAATAAAGCTGGATTAATCCATTCCAGTCCGGGTGTAGCCGGAGCGACCTTGGTCCGTCCGCTGCATGATATTACGCTCCTTGACGTGTATCGCGCCGTTCAAGTTGGTGTGCAAGAAGAACTGTTCGCGATCCATGAGAATCCGAATCCTGCGTGCATCGTGGGTAAAAACATACAGAGCACGCTGGAGATGAATTTCGCTAGAGCGCAGCAGGCGATGGAGCAAGAGCTTGCGCGCGTGACGCTCGATCAAGTGGCGAATGATATTCTTCATGCACCGTCATAA
- a CDS encoding DUF3939 domain-containing protein: MWTFWRRNKPNQEPARIQTTLKDIEKAVIQFEANLPKNVKRTILVDKDNRINTARLVPYLGGTPIENYYMSTQTYEIFTEKDRLIPHYLDIVQEAVDAYMDDNHKLPILQDCAENRVHYELLMQEYYLKEMPPFPLYITDEEYMLSHTP, encoded by the coding sequence ATGTGGACATTTTGGAGGAGAAACAAACCTAATCAAGAGCCGGCACGTATTCAAACGACGTTGAAAGATATTGAGAAAGCTGTTATTCAATTCGAGGCGAATCTGCCAAAAAATGTGAAACGCACTATTCTTGTGGACAAGGATAATCGGATTAACACGGCGCGGCTCGTCCCTTATTTAGGTGGAACTCCGATCGAAAATTATTATATGAGTACCCAAACGTATGAAATTTTTACAGAGAAGGATCGATTGATTCCTCATTATTTGGACATTGTACAAGAAGCTGTCGATGCCTACATGGACGATAATCACAAATTGCCCATTCTGCAAGATTGCGCGGAAAACCGTGTTCATTATGAACTGCTCATGCAAGAATATTATTTGAAAGAAATGCCTCCATTTCCGTTGTATATCACGGATGAGGAGTATATGTTAAGCCACACCCCGTAA
- a CDS encoding protein phosphatase 2C domain-containing protein, producing MRIEQIHRKGQGTYNEDAIIMNEDQHIYGVVDGVSSLIPTEHPGTSSGQIAAQLIAEHFIFSSHSTTLVERTLTANNQLRQMMIEARTDVRDASARWSAVHAVVQISPHHIDWVQSGDCMIYAVYEHGFVRTVTYDGVDVHDSRALSLWKTLNNMELVHGERPYEVTAQLQRNRQYANQPGGYSVMNGEPELLHHLESGRIARQGLKHLLMITDGIYPWQPAYPLAAEHPHHFVQDVIDQGLQSYVDQLCRWEAEDPDCRRSERFKMSDDKTGILITL from the coding sequence ATGCGTATCGAGCAAATTCATCGGAAAGGCCAAGGCACATATAATGAAGATGCCATCATCATGAACGAGGATCAGCATATTTATGGCGTGGTGGACGGCGTCTCAAGCCTTATTCCAACTGAGCATCCTGGCACTAGCTCCGGTCAGATTGCGGCGCAGCTCATCGCGGAGCATTTCATATTCTCTTCTCATTCAACAACCCTTGTTGAACGCACGCTGACCGCGAATAACCAGCTGCGTCAGATGATGATCGAGGCGCGAACCGACGTCCGCGATGCAAGTGCGCGATGGAGCGCAGTCCATGCAGTTGTTCAGATCAGTCCGCATCATATCGACTGGGTGCAGAGCGGCGATTGTATGATCTATGCGGTGTATGAGCATGGATTCGTTCGCACGGTTACTTATGATGGTGTCGATGTTCACGATAGCCGGGCTCTTTCCTTGTGGAAAACGTTGAACAACATGGAGCTTGTTCATGGGGAACGCCCCTATGAGGTCACCGCACAATTGCAGCGGAATCGACAATATGCGAATCAGCCGGGCGGGTACAGCGTGATGAACGGTGAACCTGAACTCCTGCATCATCTCGAGTCTGGGCGGATCGCTCGCCAAGGTCTCAAGCATTTGCTTATGATTACAGACGGCATTTATCCTTGGCAACCCGCTTATCCCCTTGCTGCGGAGCATCCCCATCACTTTGTTCAAGATGTCATCGATCAAGGATTGCAATCATATGTCGATCAATTATGTCGATGGGAAGCCGAAGATCCGGATTGCAGACGATCCGAACGATTCAAGATGTCTGACGACAAGACAGGAATCCTTATCACCTTATAA
- a CDS encoding globin-coupled sensor protein yields the protein MINVSQHRLRQLEYTGITEEDLQLLASNQQVFRKVVELVVDRLYTQIQHQPELVELIGKFSTIERLKQTQSDYWISLSQGVIDEEFITNRIRIGSVHSRIGLTTNWYLGTYMVYLNIATEVLKNELPYQWMQLVHAISKMFNFDSQLVLEAYELKEKDKIQAMVDHKEHMLHQVSLVVQELAAMMLELDASAQTIAETAITTAESQDHAHELVESLNVEVEQITEMGVLIRGISNQTHLLGLNAAIEAAHAGEHGRGFEIVANEVRKLALTSRQAQEQIQEKLEQIESKLVQVKQESEQTSLNARHQAASSEELHAFVQMIEKVAMDLKGLNS from the coding sequence ATGATCAACGTTTCACAGCATCGATTGAGACAGTTAGAATATACGGGAATCACGGAAGAAGACCTGCAATTGCTAGCTTCCAATCAACAGGTTTTTCGCAAGGTAGTCGAGCTTGTAGTTGATCGGCTTTACACACAAATTCAGCATCAGCCAGAGTTAGTGGAGCTGATCGGCAAGTTCAGCACCATTGAACGATTGAAGCAGACCCAATCCGATTATTGGATATCGCTCAGTCAAGGCGTGATTGACGAGGAATTCATCACGAATCGAATACGGATTGGCAGCGTGCATTCCCGAATCGGCCTGACGACGAATTGGTACCTTGGGACGTACATGGTGTACTTGAACATTGCGACTGAGGTGCTCAAAAATGAACTGCCATATCAATGGATGCAATTGGTGCATGCGATCTCGAAAATGTTCAATTTCGATTCCCAACTTGTGCTTGAGGCCTATGAGTTGAAAGAGAAAGACAAAATTCAAGCCATGGTGGATCATAAAGAACATATGCTGCATCAAGTGAGTCTTGTCGTTCAAGAGCTGGCAGCGATGATGCTCGAATTGGATGCGAGTGCACAGACGATCGCGGAGACGGCAATTACGACTGCGGAATCGCAAGATCATGCTCATGAGTTGGTCGAGAGCCTGAACGTGGAAGTGGAACAGATCACGGAAATGGGTGTGCTCATTCGTGGCATTTCCAATCAGACGCATCTACTCGGCTTGAACGCAGCGATTGAAGCGGCGCATGCCGGCGAGCATGGCAGAGGGTTCGAGATCGTAGCGAATGAGGTTCGTAAGCTTGCGTTAACTTCTCGCCAGGCACAGGAGCAAATCCAAGAGAAGCTGGAGCAGATTGAATCCAAGTTGGTACAGGTGAAGCAGGAGTCGGAACAGACATCGCTTAACGCCCGTCACCAAGCAGCCAGCTCGGAAGAGCTGCATGCCTTCGTGCAGATGATCGAGAAAGTCGCAATGGATCTAAAGGGATTAAATTCATAA
- a CDS encoding GNAT family N-acetyltransferase: MIRTARAEDVAQVVPLMHAAIGRIANTLAGTTDDQEALTVVGEFFMQPGNRLSYENTIVYEVEGQVVGFLLAYHGSRTEELDKPFVDRIRSVSGEEVTIVKEAQDDEYYLDSVAVNDAYQGQGIGKKLMDAFEQQGIERGYTKLALLVEMDNENAYQLYVKKGYHVDGEIMVSGYHFRHMIKIVNK, from the coding sequence ATGATTCGAACAGCAAGAGCAGAAGATGTAGCACAGGTCGTACCATTAATGCATGCGGCGATTGGCCGGATTGCCAATACGCTTGCAGGCACAACAGATGACCAAGAAGCGCTTACGGTTGTTGGTGAGTTTTTCATGCAGCCAGGGAATCGACTTAGTTATGAGAATACGATCGTCTATGAAGTGGAGGGTCAAGTGGTAGGTTTCTTGCTTGCTTATCACGGCAGTCGTACCGAGGAGCTTGACAAGCCTTTCGTGGACCGCATTCGATCCGTGAGCGGGGAAGAAGTCACGATCGTGAAGGAAGCCCAAGATGATGAGTACTATTTGGATTCGGTCGCGGTGAATGATGCTTACCAAGGTCAAGGGATTGGGAAGAAGCTGATGGATGCGTTCGAACAGCAAGGGATAGAACGCGGTTATACCAAATTAGCGTTGCTCGTGGAGATGGATAATGAGAACGCTTACCAATTGTACGTGAAAAAAGGATATCATGTAGATGGTGAGATCATGGTCAGCGGTTATCATTTCCGTCATATGATCAAAATCGTGAATAAATAA